CACTGCGTCGAGAAGCCCGAACACCCCGAAGCTGAGTATGTCCTCATAGTCCAGCCCGGAAGGCGGAGTTACTGCCATTCTGCCGACAACGTACTTTATCAGCGGAAGGTAACGCGTTATAAGCTCATCACGGCCTTTTCCGGTGCGCGCAAATTCTTCCCACAACAATTTCTCCTCATCAGTCTTCATCTTTCCCAGCATCACCCCCGCCTAGATTTCCTTCACGCCTTTGCCGAGCGTCTTGACCTTCAGCATCCAGTTGCTCGTAGAAAACTCTATTGTCCTTCCTTTGTTCCCGCCTGTGTCTGCTGCCGCCAGCGCGATACCGAGCGAGCGGAGCTTCAGCATTGTTTCGCTGACGTTCTTTGCGCCGACCGTGAGGAAGTCCGCTGACATTCCCGGCAGGGAGAACATCTGCGCTCCTCCGGCTATCTTTGCGCGTATCCTGTTCTTGAGCGCGCCGAGCCTGAGCATGTCGTCAATTATCTTCGGGACTGCTGTATCTGCGAACTTCCCGACTTTCTCTGAGCCTGCGAGCCCCCTGCTGTTCGGAAGCATTATGTGAGCCATGCCGGCGATTTTTGCCGTAGAGTCGTAGACCACGAGCCCGATGCACGAGCCCAGCCCGAGCGTAACGAGTTTTATCGGTGCACGGATGACTGTGAGGTCAGCCATGCCCAGAACGATAGTATTTTCTGCCATCACATCACCTTTAGCTTTCTCAGGAGCAGTTCAAGTGCGTCAGGGTCAGGAATAAGTATTATGTGGCCGGAGACTTTGCGGCCTTCTTCCAGACCTTCGACGCTTAATTCTGTGTTGACGAGCAGGGCAGTCTCTCCCATCTGCCCGTATATCGATGCCACAACATCGAGTATTGAGCTCAGCATGTCATGTGCTACTCCCGGGACACTGATCTGATGCTGAGTGCCAAGAAGCATGTTTATCGCGTTGAGGAAGGAACTCAGCACGATGTTGCCCACTTCGCTTAGTGCGCTGTCGGTCATGTCCTGCGGGATTTCCCCCACAGGAATAAACGTCCCGAACTGCTGCTTGAGCAGAAGCTCCACCATGAGCCGGGCATCTTCCTCGTTCTGTATAAATATCAGAGAGCACTGGAAGCCTCCCAATGACCTGACGAACACAGCACCTACTATCT
This genomic interval from Synergistaceae bacterium contains the following:
- a CDS encoding chemotaxis protein CheD; the protein is MAENTIVLGMADLTVIRAPIKLVTLGLGSCIGLVVYDSTAKIAGMAHIMLPNSRGLAGSEKVGKFADTAVPKIIDDMLRLGALKNRIRAKIAGGAQMFSLPGMSADFLTVGAKNVSETMLKLRSLGIALAAADTGGNKGRTIEFSTSNWMLKVKTLGKGVKEI
- a CDS encoding chemotaxis protein CheC; this encodes MSDMESFSTLQLDAIKEVGNIGTGNAATALSGLLNRKIQMTVPKTELVSIYDLGEHYGDPMQIVGAVFVRSLGGFQCSLIFIQNEEDARLMVELLLKQQFGTFIPVGEIPQDMTDSALSEVGNIVLSSFLNAINMLLGTQHQISVPGVAHDMLSSILDVVASIYGQMGETALLVNTELSVEGLEEGRKVSGHIILIPDPDALELLLRKLKVM